In Rosa chinensis cultivar Old Blush chromosome 1, RchiOBHm-V2, whole genome shotgun sequence, a genomic segment contains:
- the LOC112177587 gene encoding 2-hydroxyisoflavanone dehydratase, which produces MASSGKEIASELLPLIRVYKDGTVERLMGSPYVSPSLHDPEYGVCSKDITISHNPKISARLFCPQTLNQHVPNQKLPVLVYFHGGGFCFESAFSSDHHRFLNRLVSKAQVVAISVEYRLAPEVPLPFCYQDCWAALQWVASHIENEERVSAINKEPWLASYGDFDRVYIGGDSTGGNIVHNIAMKAGTESLSVKIVGAFMSHPYLLSSKPLALEPKGEEFEKYLPCLVWGFLNPSAPGGLDNPMVNPVGLGAPSMAGLGCSKLLVCLSSNDELRPRGVWYYNLVMESGWKGEVELFEVEGEGHAFQIFSVAETHNVKKIINKLASFLV; this is translated from the coding sequence ATGGCTTCCAGCGGCAAAGAAATAGCGTCAGAGCTCCTTCCTCTCATCAGAGTTTACAAAGATGGCACCGTCGAACGCCTCATGGGATCTCCCTATGTGTCCCCATCTCTTCATGACCCAGAATACGGCGTCTGTTCCAAGGACATCACCATCTCTCACAACCCGAAAATCTCAGCTCGCCTTTTCTGCCCTCAAACCCTAAACCAACATGTCCCAAACCAAAAGCTTCCGGTTTTGGTCTACTTCCACGGCGGTGGTTTTTGCTTTGAATCTGCTTTCTCGTCTGATCACCACCGCTTCCTCAACCGCCTAGTCTCGAAAGCCCAAGTCGTCGCCATCTCAGTCGAGTACAGACTTGCCCCAGAAGTCCCACTTCCCTTTTGTTACCAAGACTGCTGGGCTGCTCTTCAATGGGTCGCTTCGCATATTGAAAATGAAGAGCGTGTTAGTGCTATTAACAAAGAGCCATGGCTAGCCAGCTACGGCGATTTCGATAGAGTTTACATTGGTGGTGACAGTACAGGTGGTAATATTGTACATAACATAGCAATGAAGGCCGGGACTGAGAGCTTGAGTGTGAAAATCGTGGGGGCATTTATGTCCCACCCCTACCTTTTGAGTTCCAAGCCACTGGCGTTGGagccaaaaggcgaagagttcGAGAAGTATCTGCCTTGCCTGGTTTGGGGGTTTTTGAATCCGTCGGCTCCGGGAGGTCTTGATAATCCGATGGTTAACCCGGTAGGTTTGGGTGCTCCGAGCATGGCTGGGCTTGGGTGCTCTAAGCTGCTTGTGTGTCTCTCTAGCAATGATGAGTTGAGGCCTAGAGGTGTTTGGTATTATAATTTGGTCATGGAGAGTGGGTGGAAAGGAGAGGTGGAGTTGTTTGAAGTCGAAGGAGAGGGACACGCTTTCCAGATTTTCAGTGTGGCCGAGACCCATAATGTTAAGAAAATCATCAACAAATTGGCTTCTTTTCTTGTGTAA